The Calliphora vicina chromosome 3, idCalVici1.1, whole genome shotgun sequence genome contains a region encoding:
- the Syx13 gene encoding syntaxin-12 yields MSQNLNNGSSSHRDYGATSSSNANMMSSSTNIPDVNFSGFSPTEFMSLSEDIAHNIQAVNSSSKQLDKILQILGTPRDQQSTRDKVHDIHTKSNSRIEATSVDLQRLTAIVRRGDKQQKLQLEKLTNDFRSVVERYSTTQRRIAQAMRQTYTQPQLAQMQDDREADTEELIQRQQQLQQQQMQFEHDMLVDRERQLKQVESDILDVNKIMRTITALVQAQGEEVERIETSIENAATEVELGRDELAKAAGRRQSYRRKILLLLAIAVIIGLIVTGIIVSKLTS; encoded by the exons atGTCTCAAAATCTCAATAATGGCTCATCGTCACATCGTGATTATGGTGCCACTTCATCATCGAACGCCAACATGATGAGTTCGTCTACCAATATACCCGATGTGAATTTCTCGGGCTTTAGTCCCACAGAATTTATGTCGCTGAGCGAAGATATTGCCCATAATATACAAGCGGTTAATTCCTCTTCCAAACAATTGGATAAAATACTGCAAATATTGGGTACACCGCGCGATCAACAATCGACACGTGATAAAGTCCATGACATACACACCAAAAGCAATTCACGCATTGAGGCCACCTCTGTGGATTTGCAAAGACTCACGGCAATAGTAAGACGTGGCGATAAACAACAAAAGCTGCAGCTGGAAAAGTTAACAAATGATTTTCGCAGCGTGGTGGAAAGATATTCAACAACACAGCGGCGCATAGCTCAGGCCATGCGTCAAACCTATACACAACCACAGTTGGCTCAAATGCAAGATGATCGTGAGGCCGATACGGAAGAGTTAATACAGAGACAGCAACAATTGCAGCAGCAGCAAATGCAGTTTGAGCATGATATGCTAGTGGATCGTGAGAGACAATTGAAACAGGTGGAATCGGATATACTGGATGTTAATAAGATAATGCGTACTATAACGGCTCTCGTGCAGGCACAGGGTGAAGAAGTTG AACGCATTGAAACCAGTATTGAGAATGCTGCTACTGAGGTTGAACTAGGTCGTGATGAATTAGCCAAGGCGGCCGGTAGACGACAAAGTTATcgtcgtaaaattttattacttttagcAATTGCTGTGATAATAGGCTTAATTGTAACTGGCATTATAGTCAGCAAATTGACcagttaa
- the LOC135954580 gene encoding uncharacterized protein LOC135954580 → MVQGKFKKAKIPASIQKKQKQKNAPAFTRRSNAPIQAKKAKFNENQKIKHAISKTLNKSVENEMRSRAMAGHINLSKAQQAVAKHNTNVVAPSTSTAAE, encoded by the exons atGGTCCAAGGAAAGTTTAAAAAGGCTAAAATACCAGCCAGTatccaaaagaaacaaaagcaAAAGAATGCTCCTGCCTTTACCAGACGTTCAA ATGCCCCCATCCAGGccaaaaaagcaaaatttaatgaaaaccaAAAGATTAAACATGCTATTTCCAAGACCCTCAACAAGTCGGTAGAAAATGAAATGCGTTCCCGTGCCATGGCGGGACACATCAACTTGAGCAAAGCACAACAGGCGGTGGCGAAACATAATACAAATGTTGTAGCACCCTCCACTTCGACAGCTGCTGAGTAG